A single genomic interval of candidate division KSB1 bacterium harbors:
- a CDS encoding phosphoribosylglycinamide formyltransferase — protein MDPLRVAVLASGTGTNLASILRATQNGTLSAKIVLVISNKIEAGALEIARKSGVPALHLALEQFESQEDLDQAFLNAFKEYNVELIALAGYLKKISSSIIRKYKHRMLNIHPALLPSFGGKGMYGIKVHQAVLDYGCKVSGVTVHLVNEEYDSGVPILQRCVPVKDDDTPGTLAARVLEQEHKIYVEALQLFAENRIEVQGRQAVIK, from the coding sequence TTTAGCCTCAATTCTACGGGCAACGCAAAATGGCACGCTTTCTGCAAAAATAGTTCTGGTTATCAGCAATAAAATAGAAGCAGGAGCTCTGGAGATTGCCAGAAAATCCGGGGTACCTGCATTGCATTTGGCCCTCGAACAATTCGAATCACAGGAAGATCTGGACCAGGCTTTTTTAAATGCTTTCAAAGAGTATAATGTTGAGTTGATTGCTCTCGCAGGGTATTTAAAAAAAATCAGTTCAAGTATTATTCGGAAGTATAAACATCGGATGCTAAATATTCACCCAGCACTTCTTCCTTCTTTTGGAGGAAAAGGGATGTATGGAATTAAAGTCCATCAGGCTGTGTTAGATTACGGTTGCAAAGTTTCAGGAGTTACCGTACATTTAGTGAATGAAGAGTACGATTCCGGCGTACCAATTCTACAAAGATGCGTTCCAGTAAAAGACGATGATACCCCGGGAACATTGGCCGCCCGAGTTTTGGAGCAAGAGCATAAGATTTATGTTGAAGCGCTCCAGCTTTTTGCGGAGAATAGAATTGAAGTTCAGGGCAGACAAGCCGTTATCAAATGA